The Desulfovibrio inopinatus DSM 10711 genome includes the window CAAACACTGTGTCTCCAGGTTGCTTTACAATCAAGATGCCCGGGCAGCCGAAGTCGGTGAGTTATTGTCTTTTCCCTGGACGACATGGCAGGAAAATACTTCCGTCGCCTCGTATACGAGTCCCTTGGCATCTTCATACATAGCGAAAGCCGGGGTGGATGGAGCGGACAAAGCCGTTGTCGACAAGAAGCAAATTGTGTCGGATTCCGATGCGTTTGATCTTGATTTTGTTGAGATGAATGAACACGACCTCATTCTTGTTGCCGGAGCCAGGAAAAAAGGGAACATTGTCTACCAACTGAGCGATGCAACTGGTCCTTTTGATCCAAAGAAATTGACAGTTTATGTCGATGAACTGGAATATTTCGATAATGAACGCCTCATTTCCTCCATCAGCTATGATGGAGACATGCTTGAACGAACTCAGGCCAATATTGAGCTTGTTGAGTACATTGATCCCCAGCTTGTCAGCAGCAAAGGGTCCGTGTTTTACTTGCAGGATGTCATTACTCGGTATTTGAACCTGTCCTAATAGACAGAGCACGGGAGGCGAGATGAGCAGCAAAGTCGTTGTCTGTCCTCATTGCAATGTCAAAAATAAAGTTGATGCCGACAGATTGAAACAGGCCGTGTGCGGAAAATGCGGAAGCCTCCTGTTTTCTCGGAAGCCTATTCCCGTGGATGCTGCACACTTTGAACGTTTTTTGACGAGTTCTGAGGTGCCTTTTCTCGTTGATTTCTGGGCTCCGTGGTGTGGACCGTGTCGTATGATGGCACCTGCCTTTGAAGAAGCGGCTTCGATTTTAGAGCCGGACGTCCTGCTTGTAAAAGTCGATACACAGGCCGAATCTGCGTTGGGAGCTCGATTTCAAATACAAAGTATCCCGACAATGGCCCTGTTTCGGCAAGGGCGTGAAGTGAGCCGTATTTCCGGTGCGATGAACGCCCAGCAAATTGTTGACTGGACCCGTCGAGCCCTTTCTGGATAGCCCGATCATTAAAAAAGCGTGCTGTGTGAGGCCATACCGACAACGCATGGTAGATTCAAAAAACAGCTTTTTTCAATTGATGCCGCGACGTGCACTCGTCGCGGCTTTTCTTTATGAAAAGCATGAAGTTTTAGTAAAAACTACTGTATGATGGAGGCAGGACTTTGAGGTCGTTTGGTTTGGATTGGTTATTTTGAGATGAAGGAGTGAGAAAGAGAAAAAAACTCAGGAGTACCCAAGATATTGTCGGATGGTTTCAACGTATTTTTCGAGATGTTGCTTCAATTCTTGTTTTAAACTGATGAACTCAATGCCCAATGACGGAATTTCTCCGTGTTTGATACTTTTCACTTTTGAATCCACATGTAATGTGTCGGACTTGTCAAAAAAGAAGAATTCACTTTGAAACGTCGAGCCTTCTTTGACGAGATCGACCATTTTTGCATCTTCTTTTGCAAAACTCATCAGACAACCACTTGTCGAAATATTCGTAATCATTCCTTCATAGCGGAGTTCATCAAGGTGGGCTATTACCGGAAGAAAACAGTCAACTCGTTGACTTTTCCGTAAGTTTACGACTTCGATTTTATCGGGATAGCTGACAAACAATAATGGAACAGGTCGCATGATGGAGCCATCAATTGATGCTTTGAAACTGTAAATGACACCCTCGGACAAAAAACGAACCATAACATTTTTATCAGGGTAAATGTGTTCCCGCACGTCTATCGCCATTGGCATGCGCGTAATGAAACTTTTGTTCGGAACAAGGCCAACAAAATACGTTTTGAAACGTCCACCTAGCCCCTTGAGTTCAACCAAAACAGGGGTTCCAGGAGTAATGCCGAAATAAACACTTTGTTCTTTTTCTTCATCAACGGTGTAGGCTTTTTGTAAAGGCATTGTGCATTTCACTGTTGGAGTTCAAGGGGGGAATCTCTGACAGTACAATTTTCTTCTTTAACTTCAGTACCTGACTTCGATTCATTTTGCCATAAAAAAGGCCCCCTGCTTCATCAACATCAAAAAAAGAAGCTCTCAGGCGAGAATTATATCCGCCAATGTAACAAAACAGAGCGAATGTCGTGATGTCAGTTGATCAAGTATCGCATCGAGAAAATCAAAAGCAACACTATTCATGCGGTGGTGGTGAAGCATTATGCCAAGGTACCCAGATGCAAGACCTGTCTCGATTTCATGAAGAATTTCGATTGCAGCATCTTTGGCATTGGGAGTTTTCCGTGTATGGAGGTCGACATTTACCGGAACGTCCGGAAGTGACAAAGGGGGCAGTGGCTTTGCATTCTGACTCCGCGAAACGGCACAGTAGCCATGGTCCGAGAGAGTCTCAAGCGTCTCTTCGTCCACGCGATTCCATGGCGGGGTAAAGAAAAGTCCGGCACGTTCCCCAAAAACACGTTGTATTATTTCCTGCCCTTTCATGATGTCCGCAGATTTGGCGGCAAGAGAGCGATCACTGCCAAATTCACTTTTCTTTCCAGCCTGTTGATGGTTGACATGGCGCCAGCCATGTTGATGCCAAAAACAGAGTTCAGGACTATCGGCAAAGAGTGCTTTGAGTTCGATTCCACTCGATTCATCTAACCATGCTGGAACGACAGCAGCGCACAAAGGAACATGGTGTCGAAGAAATATACTAGCCAATCGAGCGAACCCATCTTTGGGGGTCGAGACATCATCATCTCTGAAAAAAATATTGATTTCTCGTCCCGCTTCCTTGGCTTGGCTTAAACCAACATCAATGGTCTGGCCTAACCGCGTGACAAAATTGGCTGGAGGAGCATTCCATAGAGCCATAACCGGGTGAGAAACGCTCATACACGCCTCCGTATGAGTTCAGCCGTCGATTCAACAATATATTGTGCCGTTTGTTTGGCCCCGTCGAGGTTGATACTGGTTGGATCTGGACGAGAATCATTGAGTCGTGTGCCGATGGCTTGCGCCAAAGTGCGCGCATTAAGCTCCCCCTTGGGAAGAACAGTCAAAGGCCACATCGTTGCGAAACGCTCGGCACGAAATCGTTGTTCGCGATTTTGGTCAAAAGGCCAGACAACAGCAGGTACCCGAGCAGACAGAATATTCATCATGGTATTATACCCAGCCATACTCACACATACATCAGCCGCACAGAGGTATCCAAGAAAATCATCCGTGAAACGTTCAATATGTATACGTTTATGACCATGAACGCGATGGGTGAGTGCGTCATAGTGGGAATCATCAAGAAACGGACCGGTAAAGATGTGGAGAGAGACCGATGGATCGAAGGAAGGGTCAAGGAAGGCATCGACAACGGCCGACATAAGCGGGCCTCCCACTTTGCCACCGCCAGCACTGGCGACAACAAGCCCATCGTGCTCCCCCAAACCAAGAGCCGTGCGGATGCGGTTACGCGATGTGGGGTCAGCCTCTTTGGCGACGAAACCAGACGAGACAACGGGAATAGGAATATCATTACATCGAGAAAATGTTTGCCTCAGCGAAAAGACACGATCATCGGAATGAACAACAAGTGCGTCGAAGTAACGACCAAGTCGGTCAATAACGCGGCGTTCGAACTTAGCCTGATCAGTTTTTTCCACAAGAATATCACGCAGACTTGAAATGGCGACGCATGGGCCGAATCGATCTTCACGAATGGCTTCAAGAACGGGAAGCAATTCAAATTCAAAACGCTTTCGGCCAAATGGGTAGAGCTCAACAAGAAACACATCGGGGCGTTCCGATTCAAAGACGTTCCATAAAAGGCGCTTGCGCTCATCTTGCAACGCTTCAATGGAGAAGGAAGAATCCGTATCCGAATCGCTTGCACGGAGGGTTTTGAACTCTTCATCCATTTCAAGGGCAGGCAAGCGGACTTGACGAACGTGAGGCGGAAAGGAATATCCCACATCCGGTCCACCGGTAACAAAAATTACATCATGTCCAGATAACGCTTCGGCAACAGCCAAGCTTCGCATGAAGTGCCCCAAACCAAGAACATGTTGGCAGTAATGGACGATTTTCATTGGTGAACGTCTTCCTCAATTTTTTCATTGAGTGTGCATGGTTGAAGTGTTCCATGGGTACGCTTCAGTATATGAAGACAGCCTTTATTTAGCTTGGCTGATTGACCTGGAAGAAACGCTAAACCAAGAAGGCGATTGATCAGGCTTTTGATGACACTTTCATGGGTTACGACAAGAACGCGTTTCCCCATTTGGGCATCGTATTCAAGGAGTGACTTTTCGGCCCTGTCGGCAACCTGTCGGCGAGATTCGCCTTGAGGAGGGCAAAAATCAAATCCCTTCGCTTCTTCGTCGTGAAGCCCCGAAGTGGGATCATCACGGAGTGCGGCAATGGTTGCCCCCGTCCATTCCCCAAAATCTTGTTCGACCAGGCGTGGTTCAAAGCGAAGGGGGAGATTGAGTTCGGTATTGAGAAGATGTGCTGTTGCTTCGGCCCTTCCAAGAGGGCTTGCTAAGATGGCATCAAGGTGAAGCCGTGCCAGGGCGTGCCCCATTGCTATGGCCTGTTGCCTGCCTTCCTGCGTTAAAGGTGTATCATGCTGCCCTTGTAGTCGTTTGAGAGCATTCCATTGGGTGTGAGCATGACGCACCAAAAAAAATGAGACATCCACCTTGTCGTTCGTGAAAGGTATCATAGCGTTACGAAGAGAAAAGCAATGTTATTCCTGGTCATCGCGTAAGGCCTTGCGACGACGTCCGTATTGGCTTTCGTCATGGGAAGGTTGGGCCACACAATCGGATGATGGCGTTTCAAGTTGCGCATCCCGTTTGTTGAAGCGTGTCTGAATCATCGTATCGTCAATAGCGGCAAGCATTGTTTCCAATCGTTGATAATTCTTCGTCAAATCATGTTCCGTGCGAACATAGTGTTCTGCATTTTCCCCCATTTCGAGACGAAGGCGCCTATTATCCAATAACGCGGCGATAGCATGGCGAAAATCATGATCTGCGAATGGCTCTGTGAGAAAGCCGGTCTGTTTGTTGATGACGACTTCGGGGAGGCCATCGTTATCAAATGCGACAACAGGGAGACCGGAGGCTTGTGCTTCAAGATACACCATACCGAGAGACTCGTTGATGCCGGGAAAGACAAAGAGATCTGCCGCACTGTAATATGCAGACAGTTCGTTACGGGGAATTAATCCAAGAAAATGGGCTTTGCCGGGGAGGTGTTTGGCTGCAAGGAGTTCGAGTTCATTACGCGTTACGCCATCACCGGCAATGATAAGCTGAAAATCATATCCGGACTGGGCGAGTTCACCCAATCGGGCAATGACATATCGGAGGCCTTGCGTTTTGACATCCTTCCGAAACATGGCGGCGGCCATGATGACAGGACAGTTTCCCACGCCCCACTGTTTTCGAAGTCGGGATCTGGATTGTTCATCGAAACGAAATTGGTCGGGGATAATGCCAGGTCGAATGTATGTGACACGATCTTCGGGGAGGAGACGTATAAGGTTCTCATAATCCCGATGTTTATTCGTAAAGACATGAAAGGCGTGGAGGAGTGCGAATCGATTGAGTTGATATCCGAACCACGTTTTCCAACGTTTTGCACGTTTGGTCGAATACATTCCTTGAAAGATTATATAGGGAACTCCCGCCATCCAACTGGCCAGTGGACCAATGACATCAGGGGACTTGTAGTAGGTATGATACGTCATCCAAATGTCGGCGTGTGCGGCCTTTGCTAGCTTTTGGGCTTTGAATATTTCCACCGGGATACGCGGCCAAAGCCATGGTTTGCATACAATATTTCGTGCACGCAGCTGGCTCACCACGGAAACACAATGGCCATGCTCCCGGAGATGATCTACAAGTCCCCGTGCAATAATGAGATCCCCAGACGGAAGCGGGTGGTCCAAAGGTTTGAAGGGGGCATAAAAGGCAACACGCATGGTGTTATTCCGTCTCGCCTTCTTTTAGCGGCACAAGTTGAGTGTTCTTGGCAAAAATAGAGACAAGACCGGCAATAAGACGTGTGTTGTCAAAATGCACACTGACATTTTGCTTTGCATTTTCAATAATTCTTTTTCGCAATGGGATGTCGGTCAGCAGGCGTTGGAGGGCATGTGCCAAAGCATCAGGGTCGCGTTGCGAGACGAGGAGGCCGCTCACTTCGTCTTCAACAAGCTCCGGAATAGCCGAAACTCGTGTTGCGACAACAGGCAATCCCATGGCCATACTTTCCACCAAAACATTGGGGATGCCGTCTCGATCGCCATTTTCGAGTACCTGACAACCCAGAACAAACACATCGGATTCATCTAAGGCGGTCACGACATCTTCATGAGGACGCACACCACGCCAGTCAATCATGTCTTGAATTCCCAAGCGTGTGGCCAGTGTTTCGAGCATTTCCCGGTCTTCTCCGGTGCCGATAATGGTATATCGAAAATCAAGACCACCTTTATGAAGCTTCCCCAGAGCCTCGAAAACAGTAGCTAGTCCTTTTTTTGCCGTAAGCCGAGCGACGGAAATAATTCGTGCCGGGCTATGCGGCTGAGTTTTGTCATGCTGCGGGGTAAAAAGATGCAAATCAATACCATGATGGACCACATTGATATTATGGTGATTGGAGGCAATGGATTCGAGATAGGTTTTGTTGGCACCAGTACATGTCACCACAAATTGAGCCAGATCAATTTTCCGAGCGAGCTTTTCCGGATCTTGTGTGTACACATCTTTGGCATGTCCAGTAAAACTGAAAGGAATGTTGGCAAGTCGTGATCCAAAAAGCGCCACAGAGGTTGGTGAATGCGCAAAATGGGCGTGAAGATGGGTTATGCCGACCGTGCGGAGTTTGTTCACGAAATATCCAGCTTGCAAAAAATGTTTGAGCGTCGCTGATCGTCGTGTTTTCAGCCATTGTTTCACCATGAAGCCGGCTGTTTTGACATAACGACGAGGAGTTATGCAGAGCAAGCAGAGGTTGTGTACTGCCAGGCGATGAAGATGAGGAAGAATGCGATCGGGCAAGTAGGTGATGTCCGCCTTGATGCGTTGAACACTTCTATGGGTGAAGTTCTCGCGAGGCTCGCGCATTGAAATGATATGAATACGTATGCCGGCTTTTTCCAGCAAGTAAATCTCATTGGAAATAAATGTTTCCGAAATAC containing:
- the trxC gene encoding thioredoxin TrxC; this translates as MSSKVVVCPHCNVKNKVDADRLKQAVCGKCGSLLFSRKPIPVDAAHFERFLTSSEVPFLVDFWAPWCGPCRMMAPAFEEAASILEPDVLLVKVDTQAESALGARFQIQSIPTMALFRQGREVSRISGAMNAQQIVDWTRRALSG
- a CDS encoding glycosyltransferase family 4 protein; protein product: MRVAFYAPFKPLDHPLPSGDLIIARGLVDHLREHGHCVSVVSQLRARNIVCKPWLWPRIPVEIFKAQKLAKAAHADIWMTYHTYYKSPDVIGPLASWMAGVPYIIFQGMYSTKRAKRWKTWFGYQLNRFALLHAFHVFTNKHRDYENLIRLLPEDRVTYIRPGIIPDQFRFDEQSRSRLRKQWGVGNCPVIMAAAMFRKDVKTQGLRYVIARLGELAQSGYDFQLIIAGDGVTRNELELLAAKHLPGKAHFLGLIPRNELSAYYSAADLFVFPGINESLGMVYLEAQASGLPVVAFDNDGLPEVVINKQTGFLTEPFADHDFRHAIAALLDNRRLRLEMGENAEHYVRTEHDLTKNYQRLETMLAAIDDTMIQTRFNKRDAQLETPSSDCVAQPSHDESQYGRRRKALRDDQE
- a CDS encoding flagellar brake protein, with amino-acid sequence MPLQKAYTVDEEKEQSVYFGITPGTPVLVELKGLGGRFKTYFVGLVPNKSFITRMPMAIDVREHIYPDKNVMVRFLSEGVIYSFKASIDGSIMRPVPLLFVSYPDKIEVVNLRKSQRVDCFLPVIAHLDELRYEGMITNISTSGCLMSFAKEDAKMVDLVKEGSTFQSEFFFFDKSDTLHVDSKVKSIKHGEIPSLGIEFISLKQELKQHLEKYVETIRQYLGYS
- a CDS encoding histidine phosphatase family protein; this translates as MDVSFFLVRHAHTQWNALKRLQGQHDTPLTQEGRQQAIAMGHALARLHLDAILASPLGRAEATAHLLNTELNLPLRFEPRLVEQDFGEWTGATIAALRDDPTSGLHDEEAKGFDFCPPQGESRRQVADRAEKSLLEYDAQMGKRVLVVTHESVIKSLINRLLGLAFLPGQSAKLNKGCLHILKRTHGTLQPCTLNEKIEEDVHQ
- a CDS encoding glycosyltransferase → MKTVQPVLGMVLKGYPRISETFISNEIYLLEKAGIRIHIISMREPRENFTHRSVQRIKADITYLPDRILPHLHRLAVHNLCLLCITPRRYVKTAGFMVKQWLKTRRSATLKHFLQAGYFVNKLRTVGITHLHAHFAHSPTSVALFGSRLANIPFSFTGHAKDVYTQDPEKLARKIDLAQFVVTCTGANKTYLESIASNHHNINVVHHGIDLHLFTPQHDKTQPHSPARIISVARLTAKKGLATVFEALGKLHKGGLDFRYTIIGTGEDREMLETLATRLGIQDMIDWRGVRPHEDVVTALDESDVFVLGCQVLENGDRDGIPNVLVESMAMGLPVVATRVSAIPELVEDEVSGLLVSQRDPDALAHALQRLLTDIPLRKRIIENAKQNVSVHFDNTRLIAGLVSIFAKNTQLVPLKEGETE
- a CDS encoding polysaccharide deacetylase family protein; amino-acid sequence: MSVSHPVMALWNAPPANFVTRLGQTIDVGLSQAKEAGREINIFFRDDDVSTPKDGFARLASIFLRHHVPLCAAVVPAWLDESSGIELKALFADSPELCFWHQHGWRHVNHQQAGKKSEFGSDRSLAAKSADIMKGQEIIQRVFGERAGLFFTPPWNRVDEETLETLSDHGYCAVSRSQNAKPLPPLSLPDVPVNVDLHTRKTPNAKDAAIEILHEIETGLASGYLGIMLHHHRMNSVAFDFLDAILDQLTSRHSLCFVTLADIILA
- a CDS encoding glycosyltransferase family protein, with amino-acid sequence MKIVHYCQHVLGLGHFMRSLAVAEALSGHDVIFVTGGPDVGYSFPPHVRQVRLPALEMDEEFKTLRASDSDTDSSFSIEALQDERKRLLWNVFESERPDVFLVELYPFGRKRFEFELLPVLEAIREDRFGPCVAISSLRDILVEKTDQAKFERRVIDRLGRYFDALVVHSDDRVFSLRQTFSRCNDIPIPVVSSGFVAKEADPTSRNRIRTALGLGEHDGLVVASAGGGKVGGPLMSAVVDAFLDPSFDPSVSLHIFTGPFLDDSHYDALTHRVHGHKRIHIERFTDDFLGYLCAADVCVSMAGYNTMMNILSARVPAVVWPFDQNREQRFRAERFATMWPLTVLPKGELNARTLAQAIGTRLNDSRPDPTSINLDGAKQTAQYIVESTAELIRRRV